A single region of the Nocardioides sp. W7 genome encodes:
- the holA gene encoding DNA polymerase III subunit delta produces MVRGPQAADVLGRVTLVTGKEEFLNERTVVAVRAAVRAYDAEAELAETPAADLSLATLGELAAPSLFSSIRCVVVRSLENLPEESVEGLLGYAAAPAEEVALVLVHGGGPKGSGVLNKLRKLPAVTESKSGELKTSELPAFVASEVRSYGSSIDKEGAVFLVQAVGQDLRSLSAAAHQLTNDFAGAAIDVEKVKKYYGGRAEAKSFAVADAAFAGRRQAALEELRWALEGGTAAVLVTSAFAGSARGLARFKSAPGRMSEADLAREVGVPPWKLRTLRDQSRGWSDAAIGRAIRAVAQADADIKGAATDPSYTLERLVLTVTGLRDQR; encoded by the coding sequence ATGGTGAGAGGTCCTCAAGCAGCAGACGTCCTCGGTCGGGTCACCCTGGTGACCGGCAAGGAGGAGTTCCTCAACGAGCGCACCGTCGTGGCCGTCCGCGCCGCGGTCCGCGCCTACGACGCCGAGGCCGAGCTGGCCGAGACCCCCGCGGCCGACCTGTCGCTGGCCACGCTGGGCGAGCTGGCCGCCCCGTCGCTGTTCTCCAGCATCCGCTGCGTCGTCGTCCGGTCCCTGGAGAACCTCCCCGAGGAGTCGGTCGAGGGCCTGCTGGGGTACGCCGCCGCGCCGGCCGAGGAGGTCGCCCTGGTGCTGGTGCACGGTGGCGGCCCGAAGGGCTCCGGCGTGCTGAACAAGCTCCGCAAGCTGCCCGCGGTCACCGAGTCCAAGTCCGGGGAGCTGAAGACGTCCGAGCTGCCGGCGTTCGTGGCGAGCGAGGTGCGCAGCTACGGCTCCAGCATCGACAAGGAGGGCGCGGTCTTCCTGGTCCAGGCCGTCGGCCAGGACCTCCGCTCACTCTCGGCCGCGGCCCACCAGCTGACCAACGACTTCGCCGGCGCCGCCATCGACGTGGAGAAGGTCAAGAAGTACTACGGCGGCCGGGCGGAGGCGAAGTCCTTCGCCGTCGCCGACGCGGCGTTCGCCGGCCGTCGCCAGGCCGCGCTCGAGGAGCTCCGGTGGGCGCTGGAGGGCGGCACGGCCGCGGTGCTGGTCACCTCGGCGTTCGCGGGCAGCGCCCGCGGGCTCGCGCGGTTCAAGTCGGCGCCGGGCCGGATGAGCGAGGCCGACCTGGCCCGCGAGGTCGGGGTGCCGCCGTGGAAGCTGCGGACCCTGCGCGACCAGTCCCGTGGGTGGAGCGACGCCGCCATCGGCCGCGCGATCCGGGCCGTGGCCCAGGCCGACGCCGACATCAAGGGGGCGGCGACCGACCCGTCGTACACCCTCGAGCGGTTGGTGCTCACCGTCACCGGCCTGCGCGACCAGCGCTGA
- a CDS encoding ComEC/Rec2 family competence protein, giving the protein MRLDPVEAREPPDLRMPLLALAAWLGALLGQLGSWPAAAGTAAAMLAALPVLARRRGRRAALTAAAVLLVAAAVAWAALVRTEQVTGNPVARLAADGAVATLEATVTSDPRVVPGQYADRILLRLEVRRVTGRGASYSLATPVVVLGDEAWRSVPLGATVRTTGRLSPSDDGDAAAVLGAAGDPVVLADPDLWWRAADRVRSSIRDAVAHRPADQRALVPALVDGDDGGLDPALADDFRATGLTHLLAVSGTNLTLVVGFLLVVCRWVGVRGRWLYLVGAAGICGFVLLARTEPSVVRAAAMGTVGLVGMGVDGRRRGFRALGVAVTVLLLAQPALAVSIGFALSVLATGGILVLAPGWRDALARWLPRSLAEAVAVPAAAQLACTPLVAAISGQVSLVAVATNLLVAPVVGPATVLGLLGGLVGLVSDPLARLLGTLAAWCVAWIVLVARRGADLPAAAMDWGTGVLPLVGLTLLTVVVALVAPRVLRHRSAGLACAATMVLAVAVRLPTPGWPPEDWAVVACDVGQGDALAVRVATGTAIVVDAGPDPSAVDGCLDRLHVTSVPLLVLTHFHADHVDGLAGVLEGRMVGVVETSPVLDPPSGVDVVRDATVAAGVPVRTALAGTRTIGEATVQVLGPVGPVRAGPGDGSAANDASVVLLVEVRGLRVLLTGDLEPPGQAALARSTPGLRVDVLKVPHHGSRHQDLAFLDALGADVALVSVGADNDYGHPAASVLEPLERGGTEVLRTDQGGDVVVGVEGEEVFTRVR; this is encoded by the coding sequence GTGCGGCTCGACCCCGTCGAGGCCCGGGAGCCGCCGGACCTCCGGATGCCGTTGCTCGCCCTGGCCGCGTGGCTGGGTGCGCTCCTCGGCCAGCTGGGGAGCTGGCCGGCCGCCGCGGGCACGGCCGCGGCGATGCTGGCGGCGCTCCCGGTCCTGGCCCGGCGACGCGGCCGACGGGCGGCCCTGACGGCGGCGGCGGTGCTCCTCGTCGCTGCCGCGGTCGCCTGGGCCGCGTTGGTCCGCACCGAGCAGGTCACCGGCAACCCGGTGGCGCGGCTGGCCGCCGACGGCGCTGTGGCGACCCTGGAGGCGACGGTGACGTCCGACCCGCGGGTCGTCCCCGGGCAGTACGCCGACCGGATCCTGCTGCGCCTGGAGGTCCGGCGGGTGACGGGGCGCGGTGCGTCGTACTCCCTGGCGACGCCGGTCGTGGTGCTGGGGGACGAGGCCTGGCGCTCGGTCCCGCTCGGGGCGACGGTGCGCACGACGGGCCGGCTGTCGCCGTCCGACGACGGCGACGCCGCTGCGGTCCTCGGCGCCGCCGGTGACCCGGTCGTGCTCGCCGATCCCGACCTGTGGTGGCGGGCGGCCGACCGGGTGCGGAGCTCGATCCGGGACGCGGTGGCCCACCGACCCGCGGACCAGCGGGCGCTGGTGCCCGCGCTGGTCGACGGCGACGACGGGGGACTCGACCCCGCGCTGGCCGACGACTTCCGGGCCACCGGGCTGACCCACCTGCTGGCCGTGTCGGGCACCAACCTGACCCTGGTGGTGGGGTTCCTGCTGGTGGTGTGCCGGTGGGTCGGCGTGCGCGGCCGCTGGCTGTACCTCGTGGGCGCGGCCGGGATCTGCGGCTTCGTGCTGCTCGCCCGCACCGAGCCGAGCGTCGTCCGCGCGGCCGCGATGGGCACGGTCGGCCTGGTGGGCATGGGCGTCGACGGTCGCCGGCGGGGGTTCCGGGCGTTGGGGGTCGCCGTGACGGTCCTGCTGCTCGCGCAGCCCGCACTCGCGGTCTCGATCGGCTTCGCGCTGTCCGTGCTGGCCACCGGCGGGATCCTGGTCCTGGCTCCGGGCTGGCGCGACGCGCTGGCCCGCTGGCTGCCGCGGTCGCTGGCGGAGGCGGTCGCGGTGCCGGCGGCCGCCCAGCTCGCGTGCACGCCGCTGGTCGCGGCGATCTCCGGTCAGGTCAGCCTCGTCGCGGTGGCGACCAACCTGCTGGTCGCCCCGGTCGTCGGGCCGGCGACCGTGCTCGGTCTCCTCGGTGGGCTGGTCGGACTGGTGTCCGACCCGCTCGCGCGGCTGCTGGGCACCCTCGCGGCCTGGTGCGTCGCGTGGATCGTGCTGGTCGCCCGCCGGGGCGCGGACCTGCCCGCCGCGGCGATGGACTGGGGGACCGGCGTGCTGCCGCTGGTCGGGCTGACGCTGCTCACGGTCGTGGTGGCGCTGGTCGCGCCGCGGGTGCTCCGGCACCGCTCGGCCGGACTGGCGTGCGCCGCGACCATGGTGCTCGCGGTCGCCGTCCGGCTGCCGACCCCGGGCTGGCCGCCCGAGGACTGGGCGGTGGTGGCCTGCGACGTGGGCCAGGGCGACGCCCTGGCCGTGCGGGTGGCGACCGGGACGGCGATCGTCGTGGACGCCGGTCCCGACCCGTCTGCGGTCGACGGCTGCCTGGACCGGCTGCACGTCACGTCGGTCCCGCTGCTGGTGCTGACCCACTTCCACGCCGACCACGTCGACGGCCTCGCCGGCGTCCTGGAGGGGCGCATGGTCGGCGTCGTCGAGACCAGCCCGGTGCTCGATCCGCCGTCGGGGGTGGACGTGGTCCGCGACGCGACCGTCGCGGCCGGGGTCCCGGTCCGCACCGCACTGGCGGGCACCCGCACGATCGGCGAGGCGACCGTCCAGGTGCTCGGCCCGGTCGGACCGGTGCGGGCCGGCCCGGGCGACGGCAGCGCCGCCAACGACGCGAGCGTGGTGCTCCTCGTCGAGGTCCGCGGCCTGCGGGTCCTGCTCACCGGCGACCTCGAGCCGCCCGGTCAGGCCGCGCTCGCCCGGAGCACGCCGGGCCTGCGGGTCGACGTACTGAAGGTCCCGCACCACGGCAGTCGTCACCAGGACCTGGCCTTCCTCGACGCGCTCGGGGCCGACGTCGCCCTGGTCTCGGTCGGCGCCGACAACGACTACGGCCACCCGGCGGCGAGCGTGCTGGAGCCCCTGGAACGCGGCGGCACCGAGGTGCTGCGCACCGACCAGGGCGGTGACGTGGTGGTCGGTGTCGAGGGGGAGGAGGTGTTCACCCGAGTCAGGTGA
- a CDS encoding thiamine pyrophosphate-dependent enzyme, which translates to MTTVAELLIESLAEHGVTQVWGVVGDALNPVTDAIRREDRIEWMGVRHEEVAAFAAGAQAQLTGRLGVCMGTVGPGSIHLLNGLYDAKKSQVPLLAICGQVPREDIGSDFFQEVDNDALFADVAVFRATVTSPDQLPGVVEQAGNAALQQRGVAVLTLPGDVGGLDVAKHTATPRFVVEQPPAPPSEASVDEAVRAIDAADRVTMLVGQGARHARQEVLALADRLQAPMVLTLKAKEGLERDNPFEVGQSGLLGNHASAVALEGCDLLLMVGTDFPYTEFLPHETVTVQLDADGSHVGRRTPVEHAVVGDARLSLQALLDRVGPKPDGAHLDQARSSYDAWRERQQQFLDPSYDRRPKGLLRGKVDNPGGRVRPELLAGLIDRYAAPDAIFTVDTGMATTWLARFVRLTGERRLLGSFNLGSMANAMPQALGAVGLDRSRQVVACCGDGGLSMLMGDLLTAVSHDLPVKLVVFDNARLGMVKLEMEQAGLPEFGTVLHNPDFARVAEAVGMRGIRVEDPHDLEEAVRQTMAHPGPVLLDVLTNPDEVAIPPKPTLAQGWGFAIAKTREALTSPE; encoded by the coding sequence ATGACCACCGTCGCTGAGCTGCTGATCGAGTCCCTGGCCGAGCACGGAGTCACCCAGGTCTGGGGCGTCGTCGGCGACGCGCTCAACCCGGTCACCGACGCCATCCGGCGCGAGGACCGGATCGAGTGGATGGGGGTTCGCCACGAGGAGGTCGCGGCGTTCGCCGCCGGTGCCCAGGCCCAGCTGACCGGACGGCTGGGGGTGTGCATGGGGACCGTCGGCCCGGGGTCCATCCACCTCCTCAACGGCCTCTACGACGCCAAGAAGTCGCAGGTCCCGCTGCTGGCGATCTGCGGTCAGGTGCCCCGCGAGGACATCGGCAGCGACTTCTTCCAGGAGGTCGACAACGACGCCCTCTTCGCCGACGTCGCGGTGTTCCGCGCGACCGTGACCAGCCCCGACCAGCTGCCCGGGGTCGTCGAGCAGGCCGGCAACGCCGCGCTCCAGCAGCGCGGGGTCGCGGTGCTCACCCTGCCCGGGGACGTCGGCGGCCTCGACGTCGCGAAGCACACGGCCACCCCGCGCTTCGTCGTCGAGCAGCCGCCTGCCCCGCCGTCGGAGGCGTCGGTCGACGAGGCCGTCCGGGCGATCGACGCCGCGGACCGGGTGACGATGCTCGTCGGCCAGGGTGCGCGTCATGCTCGCCAGGAAGTGCTTGCGCTGGCCGACCGGCTGCAGGCCCCGATGGTGCTCACCTTGAAGGCGAAGGAGGGGCTGGAGCGCGACAACCCGTTCGAGGTCGGCCAGTCCGGGCTGCTGGGCAACCACGCCAGCGCGGTCGCGCTCGAGGGGTGCGACCTGCTGCTGATGGTCGGCACCGACTTCCCGTACACCGAGTTCCTGCCGCACGAGACGGTCACCGTGCAGCTCGACGCCGACGGGTCGCACGTCGGCCGGCGTACCCCCGTCGAGCACGCCGTGGTCGGGGACGCGCGCCTGAGCCTCCAGGCCCTGCTCGACCGGGTCGGCCCGAAGCCCGACGGCGCGCACCTCGACCAGGCGCGGTCGTCGTACGACGCCTGGCGCGAGCGGCAGCAGCAGTTCCTGGACCCGTCGTACGACCGCAGGCCGAAGGGGCTGCTGCGCGGCAAGGTCGACAACCCGGGGGGACGCGTGCGGCCCGAGCTGCTCGCCGGACTGATCGACCGGTACGCCGCCCCGGACGCGATCTTCACCGTCGACACCGGGATGGCGACCACCTGGCTGGCCCGCTTCGTCCGGCTGACCGGCGAGCGTCGGCTGCTCGGGTCGTTCAACCTGGGCTCGATGGCCAACGCGATGCCCCAGGCCCTCGGGGCCGTCGGGCTCGACCGGTCCCGACAGGTGGTCGCGTGCTGCGGCGACGGTGGGCTGTCGATGCTGATGGGCGACCTGCTCACCGCCGTCAGCCACGACCTCCCGGTCAAGCTCGTGGTCTTCGACAACGCCCGGCTCGGCATGGTGAAGCTCGAGATGGAGCAGGCCGGCCTGCCGGAGTTCGGCACGGTGCTGCACAACCCCGACTTCGCCCGGGTGGCCGAGGCGGTCGGGATGCGCGGGATCCGGGTCGAGGATCCGCACGACCTGGAGGAGGCCGTCCGCCAGACGATGGCGCACCCCGGACCGGTGCTGCTCGACGTGCTCACGAACCCCGACGAGGTCGCGATCCCGCCCAAGCCCACGCTCGCGCAGGGCTGGGGCTTCGCGATCGCCAAGACGAGGGAGGCGCTGACCAGCCCCGAGTGA
- a CDS encoding CPBP family intramembrane glutamic endopeptidase — translation MAHQALAPPLLSVAAILVVTDLVLLDQDRWTVLVSLAATAALLVTARRAGLGRAGLGLDPACLGRGLLWGAVPSAVIGAGLVAAALLPALEAAFADGRTPDRASEVALKVLVVIPLRTVLLEELAFRGVLWGLVAERRGPRAATWWSSAAFGLWHLPTAFVVLETNDALQTASESVLGTVAVVVGIVVATGASGLLFAELRRRSGSLLAPALVHWTTNAGGTVVGFLLG, via the coding sequence ATGGCCCACCAGGCCCTCGCGCCACCGCTGCTGAGCGTGGCCGCGATCCTCGTCGTGACCGACCTGGTCCTGCTCGACCAGGACCGGTGGACCGTGCTCGTCTCCCTCGCCGCCACGGCCGCCCTGCTCGTGACCGCGCGGCGGGCCGGCCTCGGACGGGCCGGACTCGGCCTCGATCCGGCGTGCCTGGGGCGCGGCCTGCTCTGGGGCGCGGTCCCCTCCGCAGTGATCGGGGCGGGGCTGGTGGCCGCGGCCCTGCTCCCTGCGCTGGAGGCCGCGTTCGCGGACGGTCGTACGCCGGACCGGGCGAGCGAGGTCGCGCTCAAGGTCCTCGTCGTGATCCCGCTGCGCACCGTGCTGCTGGAAGAGCTGGCGTTCCGTGGCGTGCTGTGGGGACTGGTGGCCGAGCGTCGGGGCCCGCGCGCCGCGACCTGGTGGTCCTCGGCGGCCTTCGGCCTGTGGCACCTGCCGACGGCGTTCGTCGTCCTCGAGACCAACGACGCACTGCAGACCGCGTCCGAGTCGGTCCTCGGGACGGTGGCGGTGGTCGTCGGGATCGTGGTGGCGACCGGCGCCTCGGGCCTGCTCTTCGCCGAGCTGCGCCGTCGCTCGGGCAGCCTGCTGGCACCGGCCCTGGTGCACTGGACGACGAACGCCGGCGGCACGGTCGTCGGGTTCCTGCTGGGTTGA
- a CDS encoding ATP synthase F0 subunit B, with amino-acid sequence MPYEATTDQTRNRAEAFRATLGSHHEADTILAEAAAVRREAGQQAERLVAEADELVRELTEQARASAAQVTAEARERADGILVQARQSAEQIRTQASADAESAREQLLAELEAENRERLHGVRHRAEELLSGLEKVVRGLGTTLQQAEGSVDEVERTLTHLRTETVARLPETPAGPSSEFVESEDAAERARTEMAFAEITADRTPEPALVESVARADRELTTTPHAFDRSELHQSNGDQRPLGWLFRSTR; translated from the coding sequence GTGCCCTACGAAGCCACCACCGACCAGACCCGCAACCGCGCCGAGGCGTTCCGAGCGACGCTCGGATCCCATCACGAGGCGGACACGATCCTGGCCGAGGCGGCCGCCGTACGCCGCGAGGCCGGCCAGCAGGCCGAGCGCCTGGTCGCCGAGGCCGACGAGCTCGTCCGCGAGCTCACCGAACAGGCCCGGGCGAGCGCGGCCCAGGTGACCGCCGAGGCGCGGGAGCGTGCCGACGGCATCCTCGTCCAGGCACGTCAGTCGGCCGAGCAGATCCGCACCCAGGCCAGCGCGGACGCCGAGTCCGCCCGCGAGCAGCTCCTCGCCGAGCTCGAGGCCGAGAACCGGGAACGCCTGCACGGGGTGCGGCACCGGGCCGAGGAGCTGCTCTCCGGCCTGGAGAAGGTGGTCCGAGGTCTCGGGACGACCCTCCAGCAGGCCGAGGGCTCGGTCGACGAGGTGGAGCGGACGCTCACCCACCTTCGCACCGAGACGGTGGCCAGGCTGCCCGAGACGCCCGCGGGGCCCTCGAGCGAGTTCGTCGAGTCCGAAGACGCCGCGGAGCGGGCACGCACGGAGATGGCGTTCGCCGAGATCACCGCCGACCGGACGCCGGAGCCAGCGCTCGTCGAGTCGGTGGCGAGGGCGGACCGGGAGCTGACGACCACTCCGCACGCCTTCGACCGGTCCGAGCTGCACCAGAGCAACGGGGACCAGCGCCCGCTGGGGTGGTTGTTCCGCTCGACCAGGTGA
- the rpsT gene encoding 30S ribosomal protein S20 codes for MANIKSQIKRNKQNEKAHERNKAVKTGLKSAVRKFRELAEGGDKEAAVVAGRDATKKLDKAASKGVIHKNQAANRKSEISKKVAAL; via the coding sequence GTGGCGAACATCAAGTCCCAGATCAAGCGGAACAAGCAGAACGAGAAGGCGCACGAGCGCAACAAGGCTGTGAAGACCGGCCTGAAGTCTGCCGTTCGCAAGTTCCGCGAGCTCGCCGAGGGTGGCGACAAGGAGGCCGCGGTCGTGGCCGGCCGTGACGCCACCAAGAAGCTCGACAAGGCCGCCTCCAAGGGCGTCATCCACAAGAACCAGGCCGCGAACCGCAAGTCTGAGATCTCCAAGAAGGTCGCCGCTCTCTGA
- the lepA gene encoding translation elongation factor 4: protein MPTNTAPPPGRTAPAIIRNFCIIAHIDHGKSTLADRMLQLTGVVDARAARAQYLDRMDIERERGITIKSQAVRMPWTVPAGNDEGAEPGTYVLNMIDTPGHVDFTYEVSRSLEACEAAVLLVDAAQGIEAQTLANLYLAMGADLHIIPVLNKIDLPGANPDKYAAELAGLVGCEPEDVLRVSAKTGLGVEGLLNHIVKETPPPVGDADAPPRALIFDSVYDTYRGVVTYVRVIDGKLSHRDRIKMMSTGAVHEMLEVGVISPEPVKAGDLGVGEVGYLITGVKDVRQSRVGDTVTSQHHGATEALGGYKHPNPMVYSGLYPIDGDDYPTLRDALERLQLNDAALTFEPETSGALGFGFRIGFLGLLHMEITRDRLEREFNLDLISTAPNVVYEVQMEDGTELVVTNPSEYPEGKIAEVREPVVKATILSPSDYIGTIMELCQTKRGTLQGMDYLSEDRVEMRYTLPMGEIVFDFFDQLKSRTKGYASLDYERSGEQAADLVKVDILLQGEPVDAFSAIVHREAAYSYGVMMAGKLKELIPRQQFEVPIQAAIGARVIARENIRAIRKDVLAKCYGGDITRKRKLLEKQKAGKKRMKNIGTVEVPPEAFIAALSTTQPAEKTGKK from the coding sequence GTGCCCACGAACACCGCGCCGCCCCCGGGCCGCACCGCTCCGGCGATCATCCGGAACTTCTGCATCATCGCCCACATCGACCACGGAAAGTCGACGCTGGCCGACCGGATGCTGCAGCTGACCGGTGTCGTCGACGCGCGGGCCGCGCGGGCGCAGTACCTCGACCGGATGGACATCGAGCGCGAGCGCGGCATCACGATCAAGAGCCAGGCCGTGCGGATGCCGTGGACGGTGCCGGCCGGCAACGACGAGGGTGCGGAGCCGGGCACCTACGTGCTCAACATGATCGACACCCCGGGCCACGTCGACTTCACCTACGAGGTCTCCCGGTCGCTGGAGGCCTGCGAGGCCGCCGTCCTGCTCGTCGACGCCGCGCAGGGCATCGAGGCGCAGACGCTGGCCAATCTCTACCTCGCCATGGGCGCCGACCTGCACATCATCCCGGTGCTCAACAAGATCGACCTGCCCGGCGCGAACCCCGACAAGTACGCCGCGGAGCTCGCGGGACTCGTCGGCTGCGAGCCCGAGGACGTGCTCCGGGTCAGCGCCAAGACCGGTCTGGGCGTCGAGGGTCTGCTCAACCACATCGTCAAGGAGACCCCGCCGCCGGTCGGCGACGCCGACGCACCGCCCCGCGCGCTGATCTTCGACTCCGTCTACGACACCTACCGCGGCGTGGTCACCTACGTCCGGGTGATCGACGGCAAGCTCTCCCATCGCGACCGGATCAAGATGATGTCGACCGGCGCCGTGCACGAGATGCTCGAGGTCGGCGTGATCAGCCCGGAGCCGGTCAAGGCCGGCGACCTGGGCGTCGGCGAGGTCGGCTACCTCATCACCGGGGTGAAGGACGTCCGCCAGTCCAGGGTCGGCGACACGGTCACCAGCCAGCACCACGGCGCGACCGAGGCGCTGGGCGGCTACAAGCACCCCAACCCGATGGTCTACTCCGGGCTCTACCCGATCGATGGCGACGACTACCCGACGCTGCGCGACGCCCTGGAGCGGCTCCAGCTCAACGACGCGGCGCTGACCTTCGAGCCGGAGACCTCCGGCGCGCTCGGCTTCGGCTTCCGGATCGGCTTCCTCGGGCTGCTCCACATGGAGATCACCCGCGACCGCCTCGAGCGCGAGTTCAACCTCGACCTCATCTCGACCGCGCCCAACGTGGTCTACGAGGTGCAGATGGAGGACGGCACCGAGCTCGTGGTGACCAACCCCAGCGAGTACCCCGAGGGCAAGATCGCCGAGGTCCGCGAGCCGGTCGTCAAGGCCACGATCCTCAGTCCGAGCGACTACATCGGCACGATCATGGAGCTGTGCCAGACCAAGCGCGGCACCCTGCAGGGGATGGACTACCTCTCCGAGGACCGCGTGGAGATGCGCTACACGCTGCCGATGGGCGAGATCGTCTTCGACTTCTTCGACCAGCTGAAGTCGCGCACCAAGGGCTACGCCTCGCTCGACTACGAGCGGTCCGGCGAGCAGGCCGCCGACCTGGTGAAGGTCGACATCCTGCTCCAGGGCGAGCCGGTCGACGCCTTCTCGGCGATCGTGCACCGCGAGGCGGCGTACTCCTACGGCGTGATGATGGCCGGCAAGCTGAAGGAGCTGATCCCGCGCCAGCAGTTCGAGGTGCCGATCCAGGCCGCGATCGGCGCCCGGGTGATCGCCCGCGAGAACATCCGCGCGATCCGCAAGGACGTGCTCGCCAAGTGCTACGGCGGCGACATCACCCGCAAGCGCAAGCTGCTGGAGAAGCAGAAGGCCGGCAAGAAGCGGATGAAGAACATCGGCACCGTCGAGGTCCCGCCCGAGGCCTTCATCGCCGCGCTGTCGACCACCCAGCCCGCGGAGAAGACCGGCAAGAAGTAG
- a CDS encoding alpha/beta-hydrolase family protein, translating to MLRRAVRRLRCPIAPTTGAIVLFWLALTPSLLPRSPLFQGLVCGVAAALGYAVGALLGWLLRSCGLRLVGRVRRIAWWLVGLAAVVGSVICLVWYVRWEDDLRERVGTESVDPAHVPVLLGVGLVVFVLVVGIARLLRLVGRFVGRQVSRVLPQRVAAVIGALVVAAGCWVVVDDVVAARVLATMDSTFIAINDEFASDHPAPTSPSLSAGPASSVEWEDLGRQGRVFIANAPTAETIAAFTGRPALQPVRAYVGVGTDGEIDLREEAQRAVEELELTGGFERQVVNVVTGTGRGWVNENQARALEYMWDGDAATVSMQYSYLPSWMSFLVDGSRAQEAGRLLFDAVYARWLELPEDARPLLVVSGESLGTFGGEAAFSGAQDLAERTSGALFVGPTGNNRLWQQFTDERDRGTPEVLPVYGGGEIVRFGDQEEDWDRPDATWTGPRIGYLQHANDPITWWTWSLALHKPDWLDEPRGRDVSPKIRWIPVVTMLQLAADQMVANDVPQGQGHQFGQEPVRAWAKILPSPGWDDADTDRLAEEIASQQLDDVS from the coding sequence ATGCTGAGACGAGCCGTGCGCCGACTCCGATGCCCGATCGCGCCGACCACCGGCGCGATCGTCTTGTTCTGGCTGGCGCTGACCCCGTCCCTGCTGCCCCGGAGCCCGCTGTTCCAGGGACTGGTGTGCGGGGTCGCGGCCGCCCTGGGATACGCCGTGGGCGCCCTGCTCGGGTGGCTGCTGCGCAGCTGTGGGCTGCGCCTGGTGGGCCGCGTCCGCCGGATCGCCTGGTGGCTCGTCGGCCTCGCCGCCGTGGTGGGCTCGGTGATCTGCCTGGTCTGGTACGTCCGCTGGGAGGACGACCTGCGCGAGCGCGTCGGCACGGAGTCGGTCGACCCCGCCCATGTGCCGGTGCTGCTCGGCGTCGGTCTCGTGGTCTTCGTGCTCGTCGTGGGGATCGCGCGGCTGCTGCGGCTCGTCGGCCGGTTCGTGGGGCGTCAGGTCTCGCGCGTGCTGCCGCAGCGGGTCGCGGCCGTGATCGGGGCGCTGGTGGTCGCGGCGGGCTGCTGGGTCGTCGTGGACGACGTGGTGGCCGCCCGGGTGCTCGCCACGATGGACTCGACCTTCATCGCGATCAACGACGAGTTCGCGAGCGACCACCCGGCCCCGACCAGCCCGTCGCTCTCGGCCGGCCCCGCTTCCTCGGTGGAGTGGGAGGACCTCGGGCGCCAGGGCCGGGTGTTCATCGCGAACGCACCGACCGCGGAGACCATCGCCGCGTTCACGGGCCGCCCGGCGCTGCAGCCGGTGCGCGCCTACGTCGGGGTCGGCACCGACGGGGAGATCGACCTCCGGGAGGAGGCGCAGCGGGCCGTGGAGGAGCTGGAGCTGACCGGCGGCTTCGAGCGGCAGGTCGTCAACGTCGTCACGGGGACCGGTCGCGGCTGGGTGAACGAGAACCAGGCCCGGGCCCTGGAGTACATGTGGGACGGTGACGCGGCCACGGTCAGCATGCAGTACTCCTACCTGCCCAGCTGGATGTCCTTCCTGGTCGACGGCAGTCGGGCCCAGGAGGCGGGACGGCTGCTCTTCGACGCCGTGTACGCCCGCTGGCTGGAGCTGCCCGAGGACGCCCGGCCGCTGCTGGTGGTGAGCGGCGAGAGCCTGGGCACCTTCGGCGGCGAGGCGGCGTTCAGCGGCGCCCAGGACCTGGCGGAGCGGACCTCCGGCGCGCTGTTCGTCGGTCCGACCGGGAACAACCGGCTCTGGCAGCAGTTCACCGACGAGCGTGACCGCGGCACCCCCGAGGTGCTGCCGGTGTACGGCGGCGGCGAGATCGTCCGGTTCGGAGACCAGGAGGAGGACTGGGACCGACCCGACGCGACCTGGACGGGCCCGCGGATCGGGTACCTCCAGCACGCCAACGACCCGATCACCTGGTGGACCTGGTCCCTGGCCCTGCACAAGCCGGACTGGCTGGACGAGCCGCGTGGTCGGGACGTGTCGCCGAAGATCCGCTGGATCCCGGTGGTCACGATGCTGCAGCTCGCGGCGGACCAGATGGTGGCCAACGACGTACCCCAGGGGCAGGGACACCAGTTCGGGCAGGAACCGGTCCGCGCCTGGGCGAAGATCCTCCCGTCCCCGGGCTGGGACGACGCCGACACCGACCGGCTGGCCGAGGAGATCGCGAGCCAGCAGCTCGACGACGTCAGCTGA